A stretch of the Fusobacterium varium genome encodes the following:
- a CDS encoding putative membrane protein — protein sequence MQNNSLTHKTYLSIMIPFMLSTVTQPLLGAADIAVVGRLGDEKYIAGISIGALIFNTIYWIFGFLRVSTTGFSAQSIKNSNIQKTSDTFFRPLFIAVFISIIFIIFQNTIFNFSIELIAPDIEIKKAASEYFFILIWGAPFVLVNYVILGWLMGQGNIKGSLTMQISSNLLNIILDVTLVVIFKQKIAGVAYATLISQIVSALIGLYYLLPYGYIKNLCLKNIFRKKELISIMCVNKDLMLRTVCLVVHNNLFTAASSSLGVTVLSANAVLFQVLSVISYLLDGIANTSSVFAGRAAGEKNNILMKNTWKKTFQWGLIMAGILTIIYLILYPRIIGIFTDITTVVYTAERYAYWIALYPILAFIGLTFYGIFTGSSVTSPILYSTAGALGGFLLSWKYVIPVLNNDGIWISLLLFYFLRSIVLIPFLKKTLN from the coding sequence ATGCAAAATAACAGTCTTACTCACAAAACTTATCTCAGTATAATGATTCCATTTATGCTTTCAACTGTTACTCAACCACTATTGGGAGCAGCAGATATAGCAGTAGTAGGCAGACTTGGAGATGAAAAATATATAGCTGGAATATCCATTGGAGCTCTTATTTTTAATACAATTTACTGGATATTTGGTTTTTTGAGAGTAAGTACCACTGGTTTCAGTGCTCAAAGTATAAAAAATAGCAATATACAAAAAACTTCTGATACTTTTTTCAGACCTCTTTTTATAGCAGTTTTTATAAGTATAATTTTCATAATATTTCAAAACACAATTTTTAATTTTTCTATAGAACTTATTGCTCCTGATATAGAAATAAAAAAAGCTGCAAGTGAATACTTTTTCATACTTATATGGGGAGCTCCTTTTGTTCTTGTTAATTATGTTATTCTTGGATGGTTGATGGGGCAAGGAAATATAAAAGGCTCTCTTACTATGCAGATAAGCAGCAATCTTCTAAATATAATTTTAGATGTGACTTTAGTTGTAATTTTTAAACAGAAAATAGCTGGAGTAGCGTATGCTACGCTTATATCTCAGATAGTTTCTGCTTTAATTGGATTATATTATCTGCTTCCTTATGGTTATATTAAAAATTTATGTTTAAAAAATATTTTCAGAAAGAAAGAATTAATCTCTATCATGTGTGTAAATAAAGACCTTATGCTGAGAACAGTCTGCCTTGTCGTACATAATAATCTTTTTACAGCTGCAAGCTCTTCTCTTGGAGTAACAGTTCTATCTGCTAATGCTGTTCTTTTTCAGGTACTTTCAGTTATTTCATACTTACTAGATGGAATAGCTAATACTTCCAGTGTCTTTGCTGGAAGAGCAGCAGGAGAAAAGAATAATATCCTTATGAAAAATACATGGAAGAAAACATTTCAATGGGGATTGATAATGGCAGGAATACTTACAATTATATATTTAATCTTATATCCAAGAATAATAGGAATATTTACAGATATAACTACTGTAGTTTATACAGCTGAAAGATATGCTTACTGGATAGCTCTCTATCCTATCTTAGCTTTTATTGGACTAACTTTTTATGGAATTTTTACAGGTTCATCTGTTACTTCTCCAATTCTCTACTCAACTGCTGGAGCATTGGGAGGATTTTTATTATCTTGGAAATATGTGATTCCTGTTTTAAATAATGATGGTATCTGGATATCATTACTTCTATTCTATTTTTTAAGAAGTATAGTGTTGATACCATTTCTTAAAAAAACTTTGAATTAA
- a CDS encoding putative ABC transporter permease, whose translation MFKKLLKNKTAVFCMALILLLSIMGIFAPLFAPNDPYENDIMNKFASYSLQYPLGTDQLGRCVFSRMIYGIRPTLFLSLVTMLGTIGLGTLMGLLAGYFKGTTDEIIMRIVDMMLSFPSQIMILAVVALLGVDIRNVIIANIFIKWAWYARMIRTNVVKYTDKNFVLFSRCIGSGERFILIRHMIPCIASEMAVLATLDIGWAVLNISTLSFLGLGVQAPVPEWGAMLNEAKNVMTTNPIQMIAPGIAVVILVASFNLLGDCLRDSFDPKEAQI comes from the coding sequence ATGTTTAAAAAACTTTTAAAAAATAAAACTGCTGTATTCTGTATGGCACTTATATTACTTCTTTCTATTATGGGAATTTTTGCACCATTGTTTGCTCCTAATGACCCCTATGAAAATGATATTATGAATAAATTTGCATCTTATTCTTTACAATATCCATTAGGAACAGACCAGCTTGGAAGATGTGTCTTTTCAAGAATGATTTATGGAATAAGACCTACTCTTTTTCTATCTCTTGTAACTATGTTGGGAACTATTGGACTTGGGACTCTTATGGGACTTTTAGCTGGATATTTCAAAGGAACTACTGATGAAATTATAATGAGAATAGTAGATATGATGCTTTCTTTTCCAAGTCAGATTATGATACTTGCTGTTGTTGCCCTACTTGGAGTAGATATAAGAAATGTCATTATTGCAAATATATTCATAAAATGGGCATGGTATGCACGTATGATAAGAACAAATGTTGTAAAATATACAGATAAAAATTTTGTTTTATTTTCAAGATGTATTGGTTCTGGAGAAAGATTTATTCTGATAAGACACATGATTCCATGCATAGCTTCAGAAATGGCTGTATTAGCTACTCTTGATATTGGATGGGCTGTTCTTAATATTTCTACATTATCATTTCTAGGACTTGGTGTACAAGCTCCTGTTCCTGAATGGGGTGCTATGCTCAATGAAGCTAAAAATGTAATGACAACTAATCCAATACAAATGATAGCTCCTGGTATTGCTGTAGTTATTCTTGTAGCTTCTTTCAATCTTCTTGGAGATTGCCTTAGAGATTCCTTTGACCCTAAGGAGGCGCAAATATGA
- a CDS encoding putative nickel ABC transporter periplasmic binding protein — MKKGIFKLILGITVISSLLSGCGSDKDTSVTTKNTTTEPAKKEELTFVNYRDIRDLNPHLYAGEMYAQEMLYETLVNITEKGYEPCLAESWTISEDGKTYTFNIRKGVTFSDGTVCDAKAIKANFDAIIENKSRHTWLEMMQLLESVDLIDDYTIQIKMSKPYYPMLTELGVTRPFAMISPKAMKDGSTKNGVNAYIGTGAYILKDFVTDEYAVFEANENYWGKVPEIKKIIVKVIPDNQTRILALEKGEIDLIFGKNMIDADAINKYKNSEKFNIALSEPTSTRQIVLNTSNGILKDKSVRHALQYATNKQAISDGVFYGLEKPADTLFSKTIPYSNIDLKPYEFSMEKAAETLDQAGWLKNDKGIREKNGQKLQLSLLYNSDSVTEKIISEYLQSEYKKLGVEISIAGEEEQSYRDKMKTGNFDMVFNICWGTPYDPQSSLAAMRQPVYGDYAAQLGLEDKKEIDEAITKILVSTDEKERQDLYTFVLTRLHEDAVYIPLTYECNKAIYNSSLKGVKFTQTQYEVPFANMYFEK; from the coding sequence ATGAAAAAAGGAATTTTTAAACTTATTCTTGGAATAACTGTAATTTCTAGCTTATTAAGTGGATGTGGTTCTGATAAAGATACCTCTGTAACTACTAAAAATACAACTACAGAACCTGCAAAAAAAGAGGAGCTGACATTTGTAAACTATCGTGATATACGTGATTTAAACCCTCATCTTTATGCTGGTGAGATGTATGCTCAAGAGATGCTTTATGAAACTCTTGTAAATATTACAGAAAAAGGATACGAACCATGTCTTGCTGAAAGTTGGACTATTAGTGAAGATGGAAAAACTTATACATTTAATATTAGAAAAGGAGTTACATTTTCTGATGGAACTGTATGTGATGCAAAAGCTATAAAAGCTAATTTTGATGCAATTATTGAAAATAAAAGCAGACATACATGGCTTGAAATGATGCAGCTTTTAGAAAGTGTAGACCTTATAGATGATTATACTATACAAATAAAGATGAGTAAGCCTTACTATCCTATGCTTACAGAACTTGGAGTTACAAGACCTTTTGCCATGATATCTCCAAAGGCTATGAAAGATGGTTCTACAAAAAATGGTGTAAACGCATATATTGGAACTGGGGCATATATTTTAAAAGATTTTGTTACTGATGAATATGCAGTATTTGAAGCAAATGAAAATTACTGGGGAAAAGTTCCAGAAATCAAAAAAATTATTGTTAAAGTTATCCCTGATAATCAGACTCGTATTCTCGCTTTAGAAAAAGGTGAAATTGATCTTATATTTGGTAAAAATATGATAGATGCTGATGCTATAAATAAATATAAAAACAGTGAAAAATTTAATATAGCACTTTCAGAACCAACTTCTACAAGACAGATTGTGTTAAATACTTCAAATGGAATTTTAAAGGATAAAAGTGTCAGACATGCACTTCAATATGCCACTAATAAACAAGCTATATCTGATGGTGTTTTCTATGGACTAGAAAAACCTGCTGATACACTTTTCTCTAAAACTATTCCATACAGCAATATAGATTTAAAGCCCTATGAATTTAGTATGGAAAAGGCTGCTGAAACTTTAGATCAAGCTGGATGGCTTAAAAATGACAAAGGTATCCGTGAAAAAAATGGTCAAAAATTACAGCTTTCCCTTCTTTATAACAGTGATAGTGTAACTGAAAAAATAATCTCTGAATATTTACAGTCAGAATACAAAAAACTAGGTGTAGAAATATCTATTGCTGGAGAAGAGGAACAATCTTATCGTGATAAAATGAAAACTGGTAATTTTGATATGGTATTTAATATCTGCTGGGGTACTCCATATGATCCTCAATCTTCTCTTGCTGCTATGCGTCAGCCTGTTTATGGTGACTATGCAGCTCAGTTAGGACTGGAAGATAAAAAAGAAATTGATGAAGCTATAACAAAAATTCTTGTATCTACTGATGAAAAAGAAAGACAGGATTTATATACTTTTGTTCTTACAAGACTTCATGAAGATGCAGTGTATATTCCGCTTACTTATGAATGTAATAAAGCTATATACAATTCTAGTCTAAAAGGTGTCAAATTTACACAAACTCAATATGAAGTGCCATTTGCAAATATGTATTTTGAAAAATAA
- a CDS encoding putative ABC transporter ATP-binding protein — translation MKTLLEVKNLSVEAKSKKLSVKLVDNISFSLKEGECLGILGESGSGKSMTCKAIMGLLDKNFQIEGSAIYENNDLLKKNSEDMRKLRGKEIAMVLQNPMTCFDPLYPIGYQMAETFTEHLNLNQEEIKKKSIEILELMQLKNTEDILHKYPHQLSGGMLQRIMIGLAMAMEPKLLIADEPTTAIDAVTQYEIIKEFIKIKEKYKVAIIFISHDLSVISKIADNVIVMSNGKAVAQGDKNYIFSSEKEEYTKMLIEKKMAVMNRYKEILHNGRRKVYAAGS, via the coding sequence ATGAAAACATTGCTTGAAGTTAAAAATCTTTCTGTTGAAGCCAAATCTAAAAAATTATCTGTAAAACTTGTAGATAATATTTCCTTTTCTTTAAAAGAAGGAGAATGCCTTGGAATTCTTGGAGAATCTGGAAGTGGTAAAAGTATGACTTGTAAAGCTATAATGGGACTGCTTGATAAAAATTTTCAAATTGAAGGGTCAGCTATTTATGAAAATAATGATCTTCTTAAAAAGAATAGTGAAGATATGAGAAAATTAAGAGGAAAAGAAATAGCAATGGTTCTGCAAAATCCTATGACTTGTTTTGACCCATTATATCCTATTGGTTACCAGATGGCTGAAACATTTACTGAACATCTTAATCTCAATCAAGAAGAGATAAAAAAGAAATCTATTGAGATACTGGAACTTATGCAGTTAAAAAATACAGAAGATATTCTTCATAAATATCCACATCAGTTAAGTGGAGGTATGCTTCAGAGAATTATGATAGGCTTAGCTATGGCTATGGAACCAAAACTTCTCATAGCAGATGAACCTACAACTGCTATAGATGCTGTTACTCAATATGAAATAATAAAGGAATTTATAAAAATAAAAGAAAAATATAAAGTAGCAATAATCTTTATTTCACATGATTTGAGTGTCATATCAAAAATTGCTGATAACGTTATTGTTATGAGTAATGGAAAAGCTGTGGCTCAAGGAGATAAAAATTATATCTTTTCTTCTGAAAAAGAAGAATATACAAAAATGCTCATAGAAAAGAAAATGGCAGTTATGAACAGATATAAAGAAATACTCCATAATGGAAGGAGGAAAGTATATGCTGCTGGAAGCTAA
- a CDS encoding putative rubrerythrin, translating to MKERVLSQKALDILLKSQADEETDSLIYDFMSRKEKDPKNKKILEKMANDERDHAKMWKSFTKKNVKPNFKLIYWYKFLTVIMGFTFVLKLIQSGETSASSKYTDIINEVPEAKKASEDELRHEHELIEMLDEERLQYVGAMVLGLNDALVELTGTIAGLSFALMNTRIVALSGIITGISATLSMAASNYLAERAENNPNAMKSSVYTGVAYLITVALLVLPYLIFPEDMWLGALITMLATVIFIILFFNYYISVAKDLPFMKRFLEMAGISLSVAAISFVIGILVKKFLGIDL from the coding sequence ATGAAAGAAAGAGTATTGAGCCAAAAAGCACTGGATATATTGCTCAAAAGTCAGGCAGATGAAGAAACTGACAGTTTAATTTATGATTTTATGTCAAGAAAAGAAAAAGATCCAAAAAATAAAAAAATTTTAGAAAAAATGGCTAATGATGAAAGAGATCATGCTAAAATGTGGAAAAGTTTTACTAAAAAAAATGTAAAACCCAATTTTAAACTTATTTACTGGTACAAATTTCTCACAGTAATTATGGGATTCACATTTGTATTAAAACTTATTCAATCAGGAGAAACTAGTGCCAGTTCTAAATATACTGATATTATAAATGAAGTGCCAGAAGCTAAAAAAGCATCAGAAGATGAATTAAGGCACGAGCATGAACTTATTGAGATGCTTGATGAAGAAAGACTTCAATATGTAGGAGCTATGGTTCTTGGGCTGAATGATGCTCTTGTAGAGCTTACAGGAACCATTGCAGGACTTTCATTTGCTCTTATGAACACCAGAATTGTTGCTCTTTCTGGCATCATTACTGGAATATCTGCAACTCTTTCTATGGCTGCCTCAAACTATCTTGCTGAAAGAGCTGAAAACAATCCAAATGCAATGAAATCAAGTGTTTATACAGGAGTAGCTTATCTTATCACTGTTGCCCTTCTTGTTCTTCCATATCTTATATTTCCAGAAGATATGTGGCTTGGTGCTCTAATTACAATGCTTGCTACTGTTATTTTTATTATTCTTTTCTTCAACTATTACATTTCAGTAGCCAAAGATCTGCCATTTATGAAAAGATTTTTAGAAATGGCTGGAATCAGCCTTTCTGTAGCTGCTATATCTTTTGTAATAGGTATATTAGTAAAAAAATTCTTAGGAATAGATCTTTAA
- a CDS encoding putative type II secretion system protein GspE, whose protein sequence is MKNIVKNMKFDDNQIFLEILKEKDLRKESYILDEKFFKNKAVQYFLEKNLIEDSFFPCYADKEKIVLIVFESLKKDILDILYIRFKLKVISLFCDKKSFLIGIEKFKNIQRYGNIEEIENIFKELQKKGNGGEKNESEDIYKSLSIESPIVVKGLSAIIIHGVERGASDIHIEPNRDYIRIRYRIDGILTETEKISLELLAPMISRLKIISNLNITERRMPQDGRFDLEIKGKKIDFRVSIMPVINGEKAVIRILDKDIIEFEIEKIGMLKFDYDRLLFQLNRKNGIFLVSGPTGSGKSSTLYALLKKLNTGEVNISTVEDPVEYEIDGINQVQCKNDIGRNFASVLRAYLRQDPDILMVGEIRDYETAEIAVKAAITGHLVLSTIHTNDSVGGINRLLNIGVQSYMVSASLIAILSQRLVRKLCPCCQEKDEKWKAKIQLLGYEYEKYQKNVFYSNKGCEKCNYTGYKGRTAVFEIFELNEKIKEMIEKGSSYQEIEREALKNGMKKLVEDGIEKAGMGITSLDEILRQC, encoded by the coding sequence GTGAAGAATATAGTTAAAAATATGAAATTTGATGACAATCAAATCTTTTTAGAAATTTTAAAAGAAAAAGATTTGAGGAAAGAAAGCTATATTTTAGATGAAAAATTTTTTAAAAACAAGGCAGTTCAGTATTTTTTAGAAAAAAATTTAATAGAAGACAGTTTTTTCCCTTGCTATGCAGATAAGGAAAAAATAGTATTAATAGTTTTTGAGAGTTTGAAAAAAGATATTCTGGATATTTTATATATTAGATTTAAGTTAAAAGTTATATCATTGTTTTGTGATAAAAAAAGTTTTCTAATTGGAATAGAAAAATTTAAAAATATACAAAGGTATGGAAATATTGAAGAAATAGAAAATATATTTAAAGAACTTCAAAAAAAAGGAAATGGAGGTGAAAAGAATGAAAGTGAGGATATATATAAATCTCTTTCAATAGAAAGCCCAATAGTGGTAAAAGGACTTAGCGCAATAATAATTCATGGAGTAGAAAGAGGAGCAAGTGACATACACATAGAGCCAAATAGAGATTATATAAGAATAAGATATAGAATAGATGGAATACTGACTGAAACAGAAAAAATATCTCTGGAATTATTAGCTCCTATGATTTCAAGATTAAAAATAATATCAAATTTGAATATTACTGAAAGAAGAATGCCTCAAGATGGAAGATTTGATTTAGAGATAAAAGGTAAAAAGATAGATTTCAGGGTATCTATAATGCCTGTAATAAATGGAGAAAAAGCTGTAATAAGAATACTGGATAAAGATATAATAGAATTTGAAATAGAAAAAATAGGCATGTTAAAGTTTGATTATGATAGATTACTATTTCAATTAAATAGAAAAAATGGGATATTTTTAGTTAGTGGTCCTACTGGTTCTGGGAAAAGCAGTACTCTTTATGCTTTATTGAAAAAACTTAATACAGGAGAAGTTAATATATCTACAGTTGAAGATCCTGTAGAATATGAGATAGATGGAATAAATCAGGTACAGTGTAAAAATGATATTGGAAGAAATTTTGCTTCTGTATTAAGAGCATATCTCAGACAGGATCCAGATATTTTAATGGTAGGAGAAATAAGAGATTATGAAACTGCTGAAATAGCAGTAAAAGCGGCTATTACAGGCCATCTTGTACTTTCAACTATTCATACAAATGATTCTGTAGGAGGAATAAACAGACTTTTAAATATTGGAGTACAGTCATATATGGTATCAGCTTCTCTTATAGCTATATTATCTCAAAGATTGGTAAGGAAACTATGTCCATGTTGTCAGGAAAAAGATGAAAAATGGAAAGCTAAAATACAGCTTTTAGGCTATGAATATGAAAAATATCAAAAGAATGTATTCTATTCAAATAAAGGTTGTGAAAAATGCAACTATACAGGTTATAAAGGAAGAACAGCAGTTTTTGAAATATTTGAACTTAATGAAAAAATAAAAGAGATGATAGAAAAAGGCAGTTCATATCAGGAAATAGAAAGAGAAGCATTAAAGAATGGAATGAAAAAATTAGTAGAAGATGGAATAGAGAAAGCAGGAATGGGAATAACGTCTTTAGATGAAATATTAAGACAATGTTGA
- a CDS encoding putative type II secretion system protein GspF translates to MPHYKYTAYDIKGRKCRGKKEFSNEKEFRKFLKSKKMLLIQFEILKKNKKISRGEILSFTRELKIMLESRISIIEALKILEEQYESSTFGGIIFDIRKDILNGSSIGEAFKVHRNIFGNFYVDLLYLGEISGKITENLERISMNQELENKIRKKMIEALFYPCIVIVFSIIVVIFLMLYVLPNFVDMFNESGTELPFITQILMSISKNIHYTAFLFICICVVIIYIRKKIKNNMTNKYDKFMMKIPLYSSIMIKNIIIRFSKNMALMMESGMLITEILELMKESFDNTIVKKDIEDMKYNIISGKGIAESLKQLEIYSDKYQKMVVIGEESGELVNMFHKISQLCQEELENYIGRILILVEPAMITILGLILGTVIIAIYLPIFNLSDVIK, encoded by the coding sequence ATGCCACACTATAAATATACAGCTTATGATATTAAAGGGAGAAAATGCAGAGGAAAAAAAGAATTTTCAAATGAAAAAGAATTTAGAAAATTTTTAAAAAGCAAAAAAATGCTATTGATTCAATTTGAAATTTTGAAGAAAAATAAAAAGATATCTAGGGGAGAGATACTATCTTTTACCAGAGAATTGAAAATAATGTTGGAAAGCAGAATAAGTATAATAGAAGCCTTGAAAATTTTGGAAGAACAATATGAGAGCAGCACATTTGGAGGGATTATATTTGATATAAGAAAAGATATATTAAATGGAAGTTCCATAGGAGAAGCTTTTAAAGTACATAGGAATATCTTTGGAAATTTTTATGTAGATTTATTATACCTGGGAGAAATATCAGGAAAAATCACTGAAAATTTAGAGAGAATATCAATGAATCAGGAACTAGAAAATAAAATAAGAAAAAAGATGATAGAAGCTCTTTTTTATCCATGTATAGTGATAGTTTTTTCTATAATAGTAGTGATATTTTTAATGCTTTATGTACTTCCTAATTTTGTAGATATGTTCAATGAAAGTGGAACAGAGCTTCCTTTTATTACTCAAATTTTAATGAGCATAAGTAAAAATATTCATTATACAGCTTTTTTATTTATATGTATATGTGTAGTAATAATTTATATAAGAAAGAAAATAAAAAATAATATGACAAACAAGTATGATAAATTTATGATGAAAATACCATTATACAGCAGTATTATGATAAAAAATATAATAATAAGATTTTCTAAGAATATGGCATTGATGATGGAATCTGGAATGTTAATAACAGAGATACTTGAGCTTATGAAGGAAAGTTTTGACAATACTATTGTAAAAAAAGATATAGAAGATATGAAATATAATATTATTTCTGGTAAAGGAATAGCAGAGTCACTTAAGCAGCTGGAAATATATTCAGATAAATATCAAAAAATGGTGGTAATAGGAGAAGAAAGCGGAGAATTAGTAAATATGTTTCATAAAATATCTCAACTATGCCAAGAAGAATTAGAAAACTATATAGGAAGAATATTAATTTTAGTAGAACCAGCAATGATAACCATATTGGGATTGATATTAGGAACTGTGATTATAGCTATTTATCTTCCTATATTTAATTTGTCAGATGTAATTAAATAA
- a CDS encoding putative ABC transporter ATP-binding protein, protein MLLEAKNIFVSFKKENQTSFFGKERQEVVKDVSISLKKGECLGIIGESGSGKSTFGKVLIGLLTPDKGDVSINGVTLYGKSSREEKRRVKQSVSVVFQDYTSSANPRFHVKDIIGESLRIIEKRENIKINKEKRTEELLELVGLNKNFMGRYPHELSGGQLQRVCIARAVATNPEVILLDEAISSLDASTQTQVMDLLKNLQKEFGFSYIFITHDLPSVTYMCDRVIFFYDGKIIEQVDNIYMLSEVKSSYAAKLLHSILEIDIQNEEQKIYAK, encoded by the coding sequence ATGCTGCTGGAAGCTAAAAATATATTTGTTAGTTTTAAAAAAGAAAACCAGACTTCTTTTTTTGGAAAAGAAAGACAGGAAGTAGTAAAAGATGTTTCTATTTCCTTAAAAAAAGGAGAATGTTTAGGGATAATAGGAGAAAGTGGAAGTGGTAAAAGTACTTTTGGTAAAGTATTAATAGGTCTTTTAACTCCTGATAAAGGGGATGTTTCTATTAATGGAGTAACCCTTTATGGTAAATCTTCCAGAGAGGAAAAAAGAAGAGTAAAACAATCTGTAAGTGTTGTATTTCAAGATTATACCTCATCTGCAAATCCTAGATTTCATGTAAAAGATATCATTGGAGAATCTTTGAGAATTATAGAAAAAAGAGAAAATATAAAAATAAATAAAGAAAAAAGAACAGAAGAATTATTAGAATTAGTTGGACTCAATAAAAATTTCATGGGCAGATATCCTCATGAACTAAGTGGAGGTCAATTACAAAGAGTATGTATAGCCAGAGCTGTTGCTACAAACCCAGAAGTTATTCTTCTTGATGAAGCTATTAGTTCTCTGGATGCCTCTACTCAAACACAAGTTATGGATCTTTTGAAAAATCTGCAGAAAGAGTTTGGTTTTTCATATATTTTTATAACTCATGATCTTCCTTCAGTGACATATATGTGTGACAGAGTTATATTTTTTTATGATGGAAAAATAATAGAACAAGTTGATAACATCTATATGCTTTCAGAAGTAAAAAGCTCTTATGCTGCAAAGCTTTTACATTCTATCTTAGAAATTGATATACAAAATGAGGAGCAGAAAATTTATGCAAAATAA
- a CDS encoding putative nickel ABC transporter permease translates to MKNYILKRILMSIPLLLCISFVCFIFINLIPSDPAEVALRVRQTPIITEEAIMQVREELGLNDPFLLRYIKWLIQCLKLDFGVSYTNPARTVLGEIGRCLPATLKLAGMSLLFVVTLSLPIGFFCAVYKDSLFDRITRGIIFMTTAMPAYWIGLLLIWLISIKLDLLPTSGGGGLKYLILPSFTVSLTYISTYIRLIRNNMLENMKEDYVLYANVRGLKQKDILRKHILKNSLHTCIVAIGMSIPQLIAGTIVVENVFAWPGIGKLCIASIFNRDYPVIQAYVLMVGTLFVVFNLIFDIIQYISDPRLRKEVC, encoded by the coding sequence TTGAAGAACTATATATTAAAACGTATTCTTATGAGTATCCCTCTTCTTTTGTGTATATCTTTTGTCTGTTTTATTTTCATAAATCTTATCCCCTCAGACCCCGCTGAGGTAGCTCTAAGGGTAAGACAGACTCCTATAATTACAGAAGAAGCTATAATGCAGGTAAGAGAAGAGTTAGGACTCAATGACCCTTTTCTTTTAAGATATATTAAATGGCTTATTCAATGTTTAAAGCTTGATTTTGGAGTAAGTTATACAAACCCAGCTCGTACTGTTCTTGGTGAAATAGGAAGATGTCTTCCAGCTACTCTAAAACTTGCTGGAATGTCTCTGCTTTTTGTAGTAACTCTCAGTCTGCCAATAGGATTCTTTTGTGCAGTGTACAAAGATTCACTTTTTGACCGTATAACTAGAGGAATAATTTTTATGACTACTGCCATGCCTGCTTATTGGATTGGACTGCTTTTAATATGGCTGATCAGTATCAAACTTGATCTACTTCCTACAAGCGGAGGAGGGGGATTAAAATATCTTATCCTGCCTTCCTTTACTGTTTCTCTTACATATATTTCTACTTATATAAGACTTATCAGAAACAATATGCTTGAAAATATGAAAGAAGATTATGTTCTTTATGCAAATGTAAGAGGTTTAAAACAAAAAGATATTCTCAGAAAACATATATTAAAAAATTCTCTTCACACATGTATAGTAGCCATTGGTATGAGTATTCCTCAACTTATAGCTGGAACTATTGTTGTAGAAAATGTATTTGCATGGCCTGGTATTGGAAAATTATGTATAGCTTCTATTTTTAATAGAGATTACCCTGTAATACAGGCTTATGTACTTATGGTAGGAACACTCTTTGTAGTTTTCAACCTCATATTTGATATAATTCAATATATATCTGATCCTAGACTTAGAAAGGAAGTGTGTTAA